From a region of the Alnus glutinosa chromosome 1, dhAlnGlut1.1, whole genome shotgun sequence genome:
- the LOC133858912 gene encoding uncharacterized protein LOC133858912, with protein sequence MAILLTIRFWVLAVALSCFSVLYGNLGRADEQVPQTGGVEYDPAEITAKALLCFNNKYIYSSCEESYRLSAGGKLDVPPQSTDEYCNGPCLTETNLVLSCIDNIFENFLFYNKATIQDVRDTITAACGHGQERGNFDVTEHMKTEASNAYKAVNQILFGFGLMIMGHGLLP encoded by the exons ATGGCCATCTTACTGACCATAAGATTCTGGGTTTTGGCAGTAGCTCTTAGCTGTTTTTCTGTTCTTTATGGCAACTTAG GGAGGGCAGATGAGCAAGTGCCTCAAACTGGCGGTGTAGAATATGATCCGGCTGAAATTACTGCCAAAGCATTGCTTTGTTTCAATAATAAATAT ATTTACAGTAGCTGTGAAGAATCCTATAGATTGTCTGCTGGAGGAAAACTCGACGTCCCTCCTCAAAGTACTGATGAATACTGCAACGGGCCATGCCTAACTGAGACAAACCTTGTGCTAAGCTGCATTGACAACATCTTCGAAAACTTCTTGTTCTATAACAAGGCTACAATACAGGATGTTAGAGATACAATTACTGCAGCATGTGGCCATGGCCAGGAAAGAG GTAACTTTGATGTAACTGAGCACATGAAAACTGAAGCAAGCAATGCATACAAGGCCGTAAATCAGATTCTCTTTGGGTTTGGATTGATGATTATGGGGCATGGTTTACTGCCGTAA
- the LOC133881202 gene encoding putative pentatricopeptide repeat-containing protein At3g16890, mitochondrial: MRGLSSLTSRASPAIRKLPEEACNKKKLQRDTPSKAKSKKVTNQARSNNFGALSRGNRSPLNSQLRNPKSVYISKSPIPVDKRTLSAKKIDHQYVSQSLSRKDWFLLLSHEVKARRIILNPQSVVSVLQNQENPLHALKFYIWVSNIDPLFAKNQSVRGVLANTLYRKGPVVLSVELLQDIRTSGCCITEDLLCVLIGSWGRLGLAKYCAEVFGQISFLGLSPTTRLYNAVIDALVKANSLDLAYLKFQQMTADNCNPDRFTYNILIHGVCKIGVVDEALRLVKQMEVLGYSPNVFTYTILIDGFCNAKRVDEAFGLLETMMERNVSPSEATIRSLVHGVFRCVAPNKAFQLLSRFVERKPALCKLAYNTILYCLSNNSMAREAARFLKDCGAKGYLPDSSMFNITMACLIKGLDLNETCEVFRSFIDRGVKPGFSTYLAIIESTYKVGRSEDGNRFLDQMVKDGLVSNVFSYNMVIDCFCKANKMDRASETFKDMQHRGIAPTLVTYNTLISGYCKEREVGKARELLVMLLEHGFKPDLFTFSSIIDGLCRVHKVVDAFDCFAEMVEWGIPPNAVTYNILIRSLCVTGDVSRSMKLLRNMQANGIRPDTFSFNALIQSSCKLNEVEKAENLFASMTRLGLNPDNCTYSALIKALCKCGRLLEAKEMFHSMEANGCVPDSYTCNLIL; the protein is encoded by the coding sequence ATGAGGGGGCTATCTTCCTTAACTTCCAGGGCTTCACCTGCAATCAGGAAGCTACCTGAAGAAGCTTGCAATAAGAAGAAACTTCAGAGGGACACCCCATCAAAGGCCAAATCTAAGAAAGTCACTAATCAAGCACGTTCAAACAACTTTGGAGCTCTTTCAAGAGGTAACCGTTCTCCACTAAACTCTCAGTTGAGGAATCCCAAGTCGGTTTACATTTCGAAGTCTCCCATTCCAGTTGATAAACGCACATTGAGTGCTAAAAAGATTGATCACCAATACGTTTCTCAGTCTTTATCGAGAAAGGACTGGTTTTTACTGCTAAGCCACGAGGTCAAGGCGAGGAGGATAATTTTGAATCCTCAGTCTGTAGTGAGTGTCTTGCAAAATCAAGAAAACCCGTTACACGCTTTGAAGTTTTATATCTGGGTGTCGAATATCGACCCGTTATTCGCAAAGAATCAATCGGTTCGAGGTGTCTTAGCTAACACCCTTTACCGGAAAGGTCCGGTTGTTCTGTCTGTTGAATTGCTTCAGGACATTAGAACTTCTGGTTGTTGTATAACAGAAGACCTGCTTTGTGTATTGATTGGTAGTTGGGGAAGATTGGGGTTGGCAAAATATTGTGCTGAAGTTTTtggccaaatttcatttttggGTCTTAGTCCAACCACAAGGTTGTATAATGCGGTGATAGATGCATTGGTGAAAGCCAATTCGCTTGACTTGGCGTATCTGAAGTTCCAACAGATGACGGCTGATAATTGCAATCCTGATAGGTTCACATATAATATCCTAATTCATGGAGTTTGCAAGATTGGTGTGGTGGATGAGGCACTTCGTTTGGTCAAACAGATGGAGGTCTTGGGGTATTCACCGAATGTGTTCACGTATACAATATTGATTGATGGATTTTGTAATGCCAAAAGGGTTGATGAAGCCTTCGGGCTTTTAGAGACGATGATGGAGAGGAATGTGAGTCCAAGTGAAGCTACTATTAGGTCATTGGTTCACGGGGTGTTTCGTTGTGTAGCCCCTAATAAGGCTTTTCAGTTATTATCAAGATTTGTGGAGAGAAAGCCTGCCTTGTGTAAATTAGCTTATAATACTATACTGTATTGTCTCTCGAATAACTCTATGGCGAGAGAGGCTGCCAGGTTTTTAAAAGATTGTGGAGCAAAAGGTTATTTGCCTGACAGTTCAATGTTTAATATCACGATGGCTTGTCTGATAAAGGGATTAGATTTGAATGAGACGTGTGAGGTATTTAGAAGTTTTATAGACCGAGGCGTGAAGCCAGGGTTTAGTACTTATCTTGCCATAATTGAATCTACATACAAGGTGGGAAGAAGTGAGGATGGGAATCGTTTTTTGGATCAAATGGTCAAGGATGGACTTGTGTCCAATGTCTTTTCTTATAACATGGTAATTGATTGCTTCTGTAAAGCCAATAAGATGGACAGGGCATCTGAGACTTTCAAAGACATGCAGCATAGAGGAATTGCTCCAACCCTTGTAACTTACAATACCCTTATTAGTGGGTATTGCAAGGAGAGAGAGGTAGGTAAGGCGCGAGAACTGTTGGTGATGCTTTTAGAACATGGTTTTAAGCCTGATCTCTTCACATTTAGTTCAATAATAGATGGCCTTTGTCGAGTACACAAAGTTGTTGATGCTTTTGATTGTTTCGCCGAAATGGTTGAGTGGGGTATCCCTCCAAATGCAGTCACATACAATATTTTGATCCGCTCTTTGTGTGTCACTGGCGATGTTTCTAGATCAATGAAACTTTTAAGAAATATGCAAGCCAACGGAATAAGACCAGATACCTTCTCGTTCAATGCTCTTATTCAAAGTTCTTGCAAGCTGAATGAGGTTGAGAAAGCTGAGAACCTTTTTGCTTCCATGACGAGACTAGGTTTGAATCCTGACAATTGTACATACAGTGCTTTGATCAAGGCATTGTGCAAATGCGGGAGATTACTTGAAGCTAAAGAGATGTTTCATTCCATGGAAGCAAATGGTTGTGTTCCTGATTCTTATAcatgtaatttaattttgtaa